Proteins from one Streptomyces genisteinicus genomic window:
- a CDS encoding dTDP-4-dehydrorhamnose 3,5-epimerase family protein, whose product MKATPVPAIAGAYLFEPTPHADERGFFCRTFDAEVVRSVGIDPDAFVQDSLSRSARGVLRGLHLRSGAGEAKLVRCSYGRIFDVVVDLRAGSPTYLGRAFFELSGETQTTLYIPAGCAHGFQALTGTADTSYRIDRPHDPAEDVTIAFDDPELAIPWPLPAASTSERDRKAPSLAEVLQRREG is encoded by the coding sequence GTGAAGGCGACCCCGGTCCCGGCCATCGCCGGGGCGTACCTCTTCGAACCGACCCCGCACGCCGACGAACGCGGCTTCTTCTGCCGCACCTTCGACGCCGAGGTGGTCCGCTCGGTGGGCATCGACCCGGACGCCTTCGTCCAGGACAGCCTGTCCCGCTCCGCCCGGGGCGTGCTGCGCGGCCTGCACCTGCGCTCGGGCGCCGGGGAGGCCAAGCTGGTGCGCTGCTCGTACGGGCGGATCTTCGACGTCGTGGTGGACCTGCGGGCCGGCTCGCCGACCTACCTCGGCCGGGCCTTCTTCGAACTGTCCGGCGAGACGCAGACGACGCTGTACATCCCGGCGGGATGCGCCCACGGGTTCCAGGCGCTGACCGGGACCGCCGACACCTCGTACCGGATCGACCGTCCGCACGACCCGGCCGAGGACGTGACGATCGCCTTCGACGATCCGGAGCTCGCCATCCCGTGGCCGCTGCCGGCCGCGTCGACGTCCGAACGGGACCGCAAGGCGCCGAGCCTCGCCGAGGTCCTCCAGCGCAGGGAAGGGTGA